A section of the Drosophila sechellia strain sech25 chromosome 3L, ASM438219v1, whole genome shotgun sequence genome encodes:
- the LOC6610565 gene encoding alpha-1,3/1,6-mannosyltransferase ALG2 has translation MVRVLFLHPDLGIGGAERLVVDAALALKERGHQVSFLTNHHDSTHCFKETADGTFPLHVVGDWLPRGLFGRFYAICAYLRMLYAAIYASFFMPQREQVDVVVCDLISVCIPVLRFAPHRPKVLFYCHFPDQLLSSREGLLKRLYRLPINWLEEHTIGLADKVLVNSKFTLRVFQDTFRRLSTVPDVLYPSLHTQYFDQMQKKLEQRSALLDEPVHPRVPLNAFIYLDINRYERKKNHALALHSLRLLGDILPATDFKRCRLIIAGGYDTRCMENVEHFAELEQLTEELKLQDHVALLRSPTDEEKCRLLFAAHCLLYTPENEHFGIVPLEGMYCSKPVVALNSGGPTETVVNTSTGFLCEKTEKSFGGAMLQLFRDEQLRVKMGDQGHKRVQQKFSFQAFADRLNGIIRDLVPVSRESSAKKNK, from the coding sequence ATGGTTCGAGTTCTGTTCCTCCACCCGGATTTGGGCATCGGAGGAGCTGAGCGACTGGTGGTGGATGCCGCTCTGGCACTCAAGGAGCGGGGTCACCAGGTCAGCTTCCTAACGAATCACCACGACAGCACGCACTGCTTCAAGGAGACGGCGGATGGCACTTTTCCGCTCCACGTAGTGGGCGACTGGTTGCCACGCGGGCTCTTTGGAAGGTTCTATGCCATCTGTGCCTATCTGCGCATGCTCTACGCGGCGATCTACGCCAGCTTCTTCATGCCCCAGCGGGAGCAAGTGGACGTGGTGGTGTGCGACCTAATATCTGTGTGCATTCCAGTTCTCCGCTTCGCCCCTCATCGTCCGAAAGTTCTATTCTACTGCCACTTCCCGGATCAGCTTCTCAGCAGCCGTGAAGGGCTGCTGAAGCGACTGTACCGCCTGCCCATCAACTGGCTGGAGGAGCACACGATCGGTCTAGCAGACAAGGTGCTGGTCAACTCCAAATTTACGCTACGTGTCTTCCAGGACACCTTCCGCCGACTGAGCACGGTGCCGGATGTGCTGTATCCTTCACTGCACACCCAGTACTTTGACCAGATGCAGAAAAAGCTGGAACAGCGGTCTGCTTTACTGGACGAGCCTGTGCACCCGCGAGTACCACTCAACGCCTTTATCTATCTGGACATCAATCGGTACGAGCGCAAGAAGAACCACGCCCTCGCCTTACATTCCCTGCGCCTTCTGGGCGACATTCTGCCCGCCACGGACTTCAAGCGCTGTCGCCTAATCATCGCCGGGGGTTACGACACCCGATGCATGGAAAATGTAGAGCACTTCGCGGAGCTGGAGCAGCTTACGGAGGAGCTGAAGCTTCAGGATCACGTTGCTCTGCTGAGATCGCCTACCGACGAGGAGAAATGTCGCCTGCTCTTCGCCGCTCACTGTCTGCTGTATACGCCAGAAAACGAGCACTTCGGCATTGTGCCGCTGGAGGGCATGTACTGCTCCAAGCCAGTCGTGGCATTGAACAGCGGCGGACCCACTGAAACGGTGGTGAACACTTCCACTGGCTTTCTGTGCGAAAAAACCGAGAAAAGCTTTGGAGGAGCAATGCTCCAGCTTTTCCGGGACGAACAGCTGCGTGTGAAGATGGGAGACCAGGGTCACAAGCGGGTGCAGCAAAAGTTCTCTTTCCAAGCATTCGCAGATCGGCTGAACGGCATTATTAGAGATCTTGTTCCTGTCTCCAGGGAGTCGAGTgctaagaaaaataaataa
- the LOC6610566 gene encoding ubiquitin carboxyl-terminal hydrolase 5 has product MEELRKHLSKVNVPCVSGAGSPPIYKDECVYSYDNPETPTGLYVCLHSFLGFGEAYVREYANKTGNRIFLHIQRVKTIKEGADMDADAESEAGPERKITRLAIGVEGGYNESDMAKKYEIKDTYSIVVAPDLDKKLPYPDPELPMRVTQSVEAILAADSAIAKLEKATLMGTWDGEVRQASKYAENLQQLDNGKRIPPSGWQCEKCDLTNNLWLNLTDGSIMCGRKFFDGSGGNDHAVEHYRVTGFPLAVKLGTITADGKSDVFSYPEDEMVLDPHLERHLSHFGINMAAMKKSEKSMVELELDINHRIGEWSALTESESELQPVAGPGYTGMRNLGNSCYINSVMQVLFIIPDFQQRFVGTGAERYFSEFPSDPANDFNIQMAKLGTGLQSGKYSSIAENTLDTDHITGISPAMFKNIVGKNHPDFSTKQQQDANDFYLHLLTLLDRNSRNQTNPADALKFLLEDRVECLASRKVKYRTREEYSFRLPVPLDKATNLDEVREFQERKKAARETGQRLPDRDIVRHKVPLQACLERFFAPELIEQFYSTAIDGKTNARKITRLATMPDCLMIHVGKFTLGDDWVPKKLDVSVDMPDELDLSNWRSAGGLQPGEEALPEPAAEEVKFAFDEAVMSELLTMGFPPEACKRACYHTKNSGLEAASNWLMEHIADEDISEPFVVPNNSIGDCAANQFVANPESLAMLMSMGFDERQAVAALKATDGNVERATDWIFSHADSISVEEAAPASNSSAAAASSAPNKTDYRDGRGKYRLVGFISHMGTSAQVGHYVCHIRKKGEWVIFNDSKVAKSQNPPKDLGYLYLYMREQ; this is encoded by the exons ATGGAGGAACTACGCAAGCATTTATCCAAGGTGAACGTGCCCTGCGTATCCGGGGCGGGCAGTCCTCCCATCTACAAAGACGAGTGCGTCTACTCCTACGACAATCCCGAGACGCCCACCGGTTTGTACGTGTGCCTGCACAGCTTTTTGGGCTTCGGCGAGGCGTACGTGCGGGAGTATGCCAACAAGACCGGCAACCGGATCTTCCTCCACATCCAGCGGGTGAAGACGATCAAGGAGGGCGCCGATATGGATGCCGATGCGGAGTCGGAGGCTGGACCGGAACGGAAAATCACCCGCCTGGCCATCGGCGTCGAGGGCGGCTACAACGAGTCGGACATGGCCAAGAAGTACGAGATCAAGGACACGTACAGCATCGTGGTGGCCCCCGATCTGGACAAGAAGCTGCCCTATCCGGATCCGGAGCTGCCCATGCGTGTCACCCAATCGGTGGAGGCGATCCTTGCTGCCGACTCGGCAATTGCCAAGTTGGAGAAGGCCACGCTAATGG GCACCTGGGATGGTGAAGTGCGTCAGGCGTCGAAGTACGCAGAGAACCTGCAGCAGCTGGATAATGGCAAGAGGATTCCTCCATCCGGCTGGCAGTGCGAGAAGTGCGATTTGACCAACAACCTCTGGCTTAATCTGACCGATGGTTCGATCATGTGCGGACGCAAGTTCTTCGACGGCAGTGGCGGCAACGATCACGCCGTGGAGCACTACAGAGTGACAGGTTTCCCGCTGGCGGTGAAACTGGGCACCATCACCGCTGATGGCAAGTCGGATGTGTTCTCCTACCCGGAGGATGAAATGGTACTCGACCCACACCTAGAGCGCCATCTCTCCCACTTTGGCATCAACATGGCGGCGATGAAGAAGAGCGAGAAGTCGATGGTGGAGCTAGAGCTGGACATTAACCATCGCATCGGCGAGTGGTCGGCGCTTACGGAGAGCGAAAGTGAGCTGCAGCctgttgctggtcctggataCACTGGCATGCGCAATCTGGGCAACTCCTGCTACATCAACAGCGTGATGCAAGTGCTCTTCATCATCCCAGACTTCCAGCAGCGATTCGTGGGCACAGGAGCGGAACGCTATTTCAGCGAGTTTCCTAGCGACCCGGCCAACGACTTCAACATTCAAATGGCCAAGCTGGGAACTGGTCTGCAGTCCGGAAAGTACAGCAGTATTGCCGAGAACACTCTGGACACCGATCACATCACCGGAATATCGCCGGCCATGTTTAAGAACATTGTGGGCAAGAATCACCCAGATTTCAGCACCAAACAGCAGCAGGATGCCAACGATTTCTATCTGCATTTGCTCACCCTGCTAGACAGGAATTCGCGGAACCAAACCAATCCCGCAGATGCTCTAAAGTTCCTGCTGGAGGATCGCGTTGAGTGTCTGGCCAGCCGCAAGGTGAAGTACAGGACCCGCGAGGAATACAGTTTCCGTCTGCCTGTTCCGTTGGACAAGGCCACCAATCTGGATGAGGTGCGGGAGTTCCAGGAGCGTAAGAAGGCGGCCCGCGAGACTGGACAACGGCTCCCGGATCGCGACATCGTGAGGCACAAGGTGCCTCTACAGGCCTGCCTGGAAAGGTTCTTCGCCCCGGAGCTGATCGAGCAATTCTACTCCACTGCCATCGATGGCAAGACGAATGCCAGGAAAATCACGCGATTGGCCACCATGCCCGACTGCCTGATGATTCACGTGGGAAAGTTCACGCTGGGCGACGACTGGGTGCCCAAAAAACTGGACGTTTCCGTAGACATGCCCGATGAACTGGATCTAAGCAACTGGCGTTCTGCTGGTGGCTTGCAGCCCGGTGAGGAGGCTCTTCCCGAGCCCGCCGCTGAGGAGGTAAAGTTTGCATTTGACGAGGCGGTCATGTCCGAGTTGCTGACCATGGGCTTTCCGCCGGAAGCCTGCAAGCGTGCTTGCTATCACACGAAAAACAGCGGGCTGGAGGCAGCCTCCAACTGGTTGATGGAGCACATCGCCGACGAGGATATCTCGGAGCCCTTTGTGGTGCCGAACAACAGCATTGGAGACTGCGCCGCCAACCAGTTTGTGGCCAATCCCGAGAGCCTGGCCATGCTCATGAGCATGGGCTTCGACGAACGACAGGCGGTGGCTGCTTTGAAGGCGACCGATGGCAACGTGGAGCGCGCCACCGACTGGATCTTCTCGCACGCCGATTCAATTAGTGTCGAGGAAGCTGCCCCCGCTTCAAATTCATCAGCTGCAGCGGCGTCCTCGGCGCCCAATAAGACCGACTACCGCGATGGCCGCGGCAAGTACCGCCTGGTGGGATTCATCTCACACATGGGCACCTCCGCCCAGGTGGGACACTACGTTTGTCACATTCGCAAGAAGGGCGAATGGGTGATCTTCAACGACAGCAAGGTGGCCAAGTCGCAGAACCCGCCCAAGGACCTCGGCTATCTGTATCTCTATATGCGCGAACAGTAG